In one window of Gadus chalcogrammus isolate NIFS_2021 chromosome 12, NIFS_Gcha_1.0, whole genome shotgun sequence DNA:
- the mier2 gene encoding mesoderm induction early response protein 2 — MGSRPECGPYGLARVWRSSDEGHKQQSQQQGSTQTAVEDLENRQLLQPRPLPMKMAAPSQTASELPLEELLALYGYEVPGQLLQPGRDGCHLPHITLDKVQVTEDMFVGDEEEDPSADEDLAPSYTSNPSDLLRRLQGGDKQADAGSSEEDSDGAFVPSNGERKDIMVGSMYQAQIPPLSPYGSQGRAYDGDDQLLWSPGVLPPQEVEGFLLSAQAPSAQEVAPYTNAHRDTLRDNEQALYELVKCNFNAEEALRRLHFNVKVFNDELCSWSEEEGLGFQQGYRAYGKNFNLIQANKVRTRSVGECVQYYYLWKKSERHECFTQPAPKMGRRKFTLQSGNMEDADQYEDLRPLESHGNAKVSSHKPLRAQRMNLAPSTAQRPDKPEEEGRPRRRRTPRFLLKS, encoded by the exons ATGGGTTCACGGCCTGAGTGTGGTCCGTATGGCCTAGCGAGGGTGTGGAGATCCAGCGATGAGGGCCACAAGCAGCAGTCACAGCAGCAGGGGTCCACACAGACTGCCGTAGAGGACTTGGAGAACCGCCAACTGCTCCAGCCACGTCCTCTCCCCATGAAGATGGCAGCTCCGTCCCAAACA GCCAGCGAGCTTcccctggaggagctgctggctcTGTACGGCTACGAGGTGCCGGGCCAGCTCCTACAGCCAGGCAGGGACGGCTGCCACCTGCCCCACATCACACTGGACAAG GTTCAGGTGACCGAGGACATGTTTGTaggagacgaggaagaggaTCCGTCGGCCGATGAAGACCTTGCGCCCTCCTATACTTCCAACCCTTCTGATCTGCTGAGACGACTGCAAG GTGGAGACAAACAGGCCGACGCTGGCTCTTCAGAAGAAGACTCAGACGGTGCTTTCGTTCCCTCCAATGGAGAACGCAAG GATATCATGGTGGGCTCTATGTACCAGGCCCAGATCCCTCCGCTCAGCCCGTACGGCTCCCAGGGCCGAG CCTATGACGGTGACGACCAGCTGCTGTGGAGCCCCGGGGTGCTGCCCccacaggaggtggagggattCCTGCTCAGCGCCCAGGCCCCCAGCGCCCAGGAGGTGGCGCCCTACACTAATGCACACCGGGACACCCTCCGCGACAACGAGCAG GCCCTCTATGAACTGGTGAAATGCAACTTCAATGCAGAAGAAGCCCTAAGAAGATTACATTTTAATGTGAAAGTGTTCAATG atgagcTGTGCTcctggagtgaggaggagggtctGGGTTTCCAGCAGGGCTACCGGGCCTACGGGAAGAACTTCAACCTCATACAGGCCAATAAG GTACGGACACGCTCGGTGGGGGAGTGTGTGCAGTACTACTACCTGTGGAAGAAGTCTGAACGCCACGAGTGCTTCACACAACCGGCCCCCAAGATGGGCCGCAGGAAGTTCACCCTGCAGTCCGGGAACAT GGAGGATGCGGATCAGTACGAGGACCTCAGGCCGCTAGAGAGCCACGGTAACGCCAAAGTTTCCTCCCACAAACCCCTCAGAGCACAGAGGATGAACCTCGCCCCGTCGACGGCACAACGCCCCGACAAACCAG AGGAGGAGGGTCGCCCGAGGCGCAGAAGAACTCCTCGCTTTCTGTTAAAGTCGTGA